A genomic window from Lycium barbarum isolate Lr01 chromosome 4, ASM1917538v2, whole genome shotgun sequence includes:
- the LOC132636473 gene encoding protein SPA1-RELATED 3-like isoform X2 encodes MEGSSQSGRERSESSRGLNSSGVVDWNSRLRASDASHDESGFVSKEWERIESSDINCLKDQGGRVIDRKDVSLRQWLDNSDRTVDALECLHIFTQIVEIVKLAHSQGIAVHNVRPSCFVMSSFNRVAFIESASCSDSGSDSCEDGLNSSSSPLPHDSDQRGRQSLESSCLQSSSGHNMVQNLEANENRQVEENKHTFPMKRILHLENNWYTSPEEVDGAPGTCASDIYRLGVLLFELFCTFNSSDEKIANMSCLRHRVLPPQLLLKWPKEASFCLWLLHPEPSSRPKMGELLESEFLKSPRHDLEEREAAIELREKIDEQELLLEFLLLIQQKKQEAMENLHEIVSFLSSDIEEATKMQTTLKLKGGSSLEPVEEATKMQTTLKLKGGSSLKPAKNLSSRRTNTIEDHDSGSSGSRKRSRPSTGEESDGHPDESQKSERYIEYKGSISAKSSRLMKNFRKLEAAYFMTRRRGIKSMDKSMRRNCQTSAECRSTERSSLSNLSSKEGCNGDRQSGWINSYLEGLCKYFSYSKLEVKADLKQGDLLNSSNLVCSLGFDRDGEFFATAGVNKKIKVFEYNSILNADRDIHYPVTEMANRSKLSSICWNGYIKSQLASSNFEGVVQVWDVTRSQLFMEMREHEKRVWSVDFSVADPTMLASGSDDGSVKLWNINQAILLLHLVDVSFKTKWSKCWNHKNKSQRLLCSVPC; translated from the exons ATGGAAGGCTCATCTCAGTCTGGTAGGGAGAGGTctgaaagttctagaggtttgaaTTCATCAGGTGTTGTGGATTGGAATTCAAGACTTCGTGCAAGTGATGCCTCTCATGATGAATCTGGATTTGTTTCAAAGGAGTGGGAGAGAATTGAGTCATCTGATATAAATTGTCTTAAAGATCAAGGGGGTCGAGTAATCGATCGTAAAGATGTTAGTTTGAGACAGTGGTTGGATAATTCAGATAGAACTGTTGATGCTCTTGAATGTTTGCATATATTCACTCAAATTGTAGAGATTGTAAAATTGGCTCATAGTCAGGGAATAGCTGTTCATAATGTGAGGCCATCATGTTTTGTTATGTCTTCTTTTAACCGTGTTGCGTTTATTGAATCTGCTTCGTGTTCTGATTCGGGGTCGGATTCATGTGAAGATGGGCTAAATAGTTCATCTTCACCTTTGCCTCATGACTCTGACCAAAGGGGAAGGCAAAGTTTAGAAAGTAGTTGCTTGCAGTCAAGTTCAGGTCATAATATGGTGCAGAATTTGGAAGCTAATGAGAATAGACAAGTGGAAGAAAACAAGCATACTTTTCCTATGAAAAGGATATTGCACCTGGAAAATAATTGGTATACTAGTCCAGAAGAGGTTGATGGTGCTCCAGGCACTTGTGCTTCAGATATTTATCGACTCGGAGTGCTTCTCTTTGAG CTATTCTGTACCTTCAACTCATCAGATGAGAAAATTGCAAATATGTCATGTCTAAGACATCGTGTCCTACCCCCACAATTGTTGTTGAAATGGCCTAAAGAAGCTTCATTTTGCTTATGGTTACTACACCCGGAACCAAGTAGTCGGCCAAAAATGGG CGAGTTGCTAGAAAGTGAATTCCTTAAATCTCCAAGACATGACTTGGAAGAACGTGAAGCAGCAATAGAGCTTAGAGAAAAAATAGATGAGCAGGAATTATTGCTGGAGTTCCTTTTGCTAATCCAACAGAAAAAGCAGGAGGCTATGGAAAATTTGCACGAAATCGTGTCTTTTTTATCATCTGATATAGAAGAGGCCACTAAGATGCAGACAACCCTTAAGTTAAAAGGAGGCTCAAGCTTAGAACCAGTAGAAGAGGCCACTAAGATGCAGACAACCCTTAAGTTAAAAGGAGGCTCAAGCTTAAAACCAGCTAAGAATTTGAGTTCTCGGAGGACAAATACTATTGAAGATCATGATTCTGGGAGCTCAGGATCTAGAAAGAGATCTAGGCCCAGCACAGGTGAGGAATCTGATGGCCATCCAGATGAAAGCCAGAAATCTGAAAGGTATATTGAATATAAAGGCAGCATTTCGGCAAAAAGTTCCCGGTTGATGAAGAACTTCAGAAAATTGGAGGCAGCATATTTCATGACAAGACGCAGGGGTATTAAATCAATGGACAAATCTATGAGAAGAAATTGTCAAACAAGTGCGGAATGTAGAAGTACTGAAAGGAGTTCTCTGAGTAATTTGTCATCAAAGGAAGGGTGCAATGGGGATAGACAGAGTGGATGGATCAATTCGTACTTGGAGGGTTTGTGCAAGTACTTTTCTTATAGCAAGTTAGAAGTGAAGGCAGATTTGAAGCAAGGGGATCTTCTAAACTCTTCCAATCTCGTATGTTCTCTTGGCTTTGATCGTGATGGTGAATTTTTTGCAACTGCCGGTGTAAATAAGAAGATCAAAGTTTTTGAATATAACTCAATTCTAAACGCCGATCGTGATATACACTATCCAGTCACTGAGATGGCTAATAGATCAAAGTTAAGCAGTATATGTTGGAATGGCTATATCAAAAGCCAGCTCGCCTCAAGTAACTTTGAAGGTGTGGTGCAG GTATGGGATGTCACAAGAAGTCAGCTTTTTATGGAGATGAGAGAGCATGAGAAACGCGTCTGGTCTGTTGACTTTTCAGTAGCAGATCCAACCATGTTGGCAAGCGGGAGCGATGATGGTTCTGTTAAGCTTTGGAATATCAATCAGGCAATTCTACTTTTGCATTTGGTGGATGTCAGCTTTAAAACTAAAT GGAGTAAGTGTTGGAACCATAAAAACAAAAGCCAACGTCTGCTGTGTTCAGTTCCCTGTTGA
- the LOC132636474 gene encoding beta-glucuronosyltransferase GlcAT14A-like: protein MGSFNMEKTCPNPLAISLLVCLFLLGTSFNMSLISPFHTISSMIFSLFPSYVTMTNNQASSYFVESKIKQLAPSPPVNNPSIPRFAYLISGSKGDLEKLWRSLRSMYHPWNYYVVHLDLESNVQERLELASRLEKDAIFSQVGNVYMISKANMVTYRGPTMVANTLHACAILLEEHKDWDWFINLSASDYPLVTQDDLLYTFSDLKRDLNFIEHTSELGWKEAKRAMPLIIDPGLYKTTKSDIFWVTPKRAVPTAFKLFTGSAWMILSRAFVEYFIWGWDNLPRNLLLYYSNFVSSPEGYFQTVVCNAPDFTSTVINHDMHYISWDVPPKQHPHTLSLNDTANMIASGAAFARKFKQDDPVLDKIDMELLQRSNGSFTPGGWCAGNLPCSKVGNPTKLRPGPGAQRLRRLIGRLVLSAKFSQNQCN, encoded by the exons ATGGGATCTTTCAACATGGAGAAAACATGTCCAAATCCTCTAGCTATAAGCTTACTTGTTTGTCTTTTCCTTCTTGGTACCTCCTTCAACATGAGTCTTATTTCCCCATTTCACACAATCAGTTCAATGATCTTCTCACTATTCCCATCTTATGTTACTATGACAAATAATCAAGCTAGCTCATACTTTGTTGAATCAAAAATCAAGCAATTAGCTCCATCTCCTCCTGTTAATAATCCTTCAATCCCGCGATTCGCTTACTTGATATCAGGATCAAAAGGTGATCTTGAAAAGCTATGGAGAAGTTTGAGATCAATGTATCATCCATGGAATTACTATGTTGTTCATTTGGACTTGGAGTCAAATGTACAAGAAAGACTGGAACTTGCTTCAAGACTGGAAAAAGATGCAATTTTTTCACAAGTTGGGAATGTGTATATGATTAGTAAAGCAAATATGGTGACATATAGGGGACCAACTATGGTTGCTAATACTCTTCATGCTTGTGCTATTCTCCTTGAGGAGCACAAAGATTGGGATTGGTTTATTAATCTCAGTGCCTCTGATTATCCTCTGGTTACTCAAGATG ATCTACTCTACACGTTTTCCGATTTGAAACGAGACTTAAATTTCATTGAACACACAAGTGAGCTAGGTTGGAAAGA GGCTAAAAGGGCAATGCCACTAATAATAGACCCTGGGCTGTATAAAACCACAAAGTCTGATATATTTTGGGTCACACCAAAGAGAGCTGTTCCCACAGCCTTTAAACTCTTTACTG GTTCAGCTTGGATGATCCTTTCACGAGCATTTGTGGAATATTTCATATGGGGATGGGATAATCTTCCCAGGAACCTACTTCTATACTACTCGAATTTTGTGTCCTCTCCAGAAGGCTACTTTCAGACAGTTGTATGCAATGCACCAGATTTCACTTCAACTGTTATTAACCATGACATGCACTATATCTCCTGGGATGTTCCTCCAAAACAGCATCCACACACTCTATCCCTTAATGACACTGCAAATATGATTGCAAGTGGCGCGGCGTTTGCGCGGAAGTTCAAGCAAGATGATCCTGTTTTAGACAAGATTGATATGGAACTTCTTCAGAGAAGTAATGGTAGCTTCACACCTGGTGGTTGGTGTGCTGGAAATCTTCCTTGTTCTAAAGTTGGAAATCCAACCAAACTTAGACCTGGTCCGGGGGCTCAAAGGCTTCGACGACTTATTGGTAGACTAGTATTGTCAGCTAAATTTAGTCAGAACCAGTGTAATTAG
- the LOC132636473 gene encoding protein SPA1-RELATED 4-like isoform X1, whose amino-acid sequence MEGSSQSGRERSESSRGLNSSGVVDWNSRLRASDASHDESGFVSKEWERIESSDINCLKDQGGRVIDRKDVSLRQWLDNSDRTVDALECLHIFTQIVEIVKLAHSQGIAVHNVRPSCFVMSSFNRVAFIESASCSDSGSDSCEDGLNSSSSPLPHDSDQRGRQSLESSCLQSSSGHNMVQNLEANENRQVEENKHTFPMKRILHLENNWYTSPEEVDGAPGTCASDIYRLGVLLFELFCTFNSSDEKIANMSCLRHRVLPPQLLLKWPKEASFCLWLLHPEPSSRPKMGELLESEFLKSPRHDLEEREAAIELREKIDEQELLLEFLLLIQQKKQEAMENLHEIVSFLSSDIEEATKMQTTLKLKGGSSLEPVEEATKMQTTLKLKGGSSLKPAKNLSSRRTNTIEDHDSGSSGSRKRSRPSTGEESDGHPDESQKSERYIEYKGSISAKSSRLMKNFRKLEAAYFMTRRRGIKSMDKSMRRNCQTSAECRSTERSSLSNLSSKEGCNGDRQSGWINSYLEGLCKYFSYSKLEVKADLKQGDLLNSSNLVCSLGFDRDGEFFATAGVNKKIKVFEYNSILNADRDIHYPVTEMANRSKLSSICWNGYIKSQLASSNFEGVVQVWDVTRSQLFMEMREHEKRVWSVDFSVADPTMLASGSDDGSVKLWNINQGVSVGTIKTKANVCCVQFPVDSGRVLAFGSADHKIYYYDLRNSKLPLCTLVGHNKTVSYVKFIDSTTLVSASTDNTIKLWDLSTCTSRILDSPLQSFTGHMNAKNFVGLSVSDGYIATGSETNEVVIYHKAFPMPALSFKFNCTDPLSGDEVDDSAQFISSVCWRGQSPTLVAANSMGNIKLLEMV is encoded by the exons ATGGAAGGCTCATCTCAGTCTGGTAGGGAGAGGTctgaaagttctagaggtttgaaTTCATCAGGTGTTGTGGATTGGAATTCAAGACTTCGTGCAAGTGATGCCTCTCATGATGAATCTGGATTTGTTTCAAAGGAGTGGGAGAGAATTGAGTCATCTGATATAAATTGTCTTAAAGATCAAGGGGGTCGAGTAATCGATCGTAAAGATGTTAGTTTGAGACAGTGGTTGGATAATTCAGATAGAACTGTTGATGCTCTTGAATGTTTGCATATATTCACTCAAATTGTAGAGATTGTAAAATTGGCTCATAGTCAGGGAATAGCTGTTCATAATGTGAGGCCATCATGTTTTGTTATGTCTTCTTTTAACCGTGTTGCGTTTATTGAATCTGCTTCGTGTTCTGATTCGGGGTCGGATTCATGTGAAGATGGGCTAAATAGTTCATCTTCACCTTTGCCTCATGACTCTGACCAAAGGGGAAGGCAAAGTTTAGAAAGTAGTTGCTTGCAGTCAAGTTCAGGTCATAATATGGTGCAGAATTTGGAAGCTAATGAGAATAGACAAGTGGAAGAAAACAAGCATACTTTTCCTATGAAAAGGATATTGCACCTGGAAAATAATTGGTATACTAGTCCAGAAGAGGTTGATGGTGCTCCAGGCACTTGTGCTTCAGATATTTATCGACTCGGAGTGCTTCTCTTTGAG CTATTCTGTACCTTCAACTCATCAGATGAGAAAATTGCAAATATGTCATGTCTAAGACATCGTGTCCTACCCCCACAATTGTTGTTGAAATGGCCTAAAGAAGCTTCATTTTGCTTATGGTTACTACACCCGGAACCAAGTAGTCGGCCAAAAATGGG CGAGTTGCTAGAAAGTGAATTCCTTAAATCTCCAAGACATGACTTGGAAGAACGTGAAGCAGCAATAGAGCTTAGAGAAAAAATAGATGAGCAGGAATTATTGCTGGAGTTCCTTTTGCTAATCCAACAGAAAAAGCAGGAGGCTATGGAAAATTTGCACGAAATCGTGTCTTTTTTATCATCTGATATAGAAGAGGCCACTAAGATGCAGACAACCCTTAAGTTAAAAGGAGGCTCAAGCTTAGAACCAGTAGAAGAGGCCACTAAGATGCAGACAACCCTTAAGTTAAAAGGAGGCTCAAGCTTAAAACCAGCTAAGAATTTGAGTTCTCGGAGGACAAATACTATTGAAGATCATGATTCTGGGAGCTCAGGATCTAGAAAGAGATCTAGGCCCAGCACAGGTGAGGAATCTGATGGCCATCCAGATGAAAGCCAGAAATCTGAAAGGTATATTGAATATAAAGGCAGCATTTCGGCAAAAAGTTCCCGGTTGATGAAGAACTTCAGAAAATTGGAGGCAGCATATTTCATGACAAGACGCAGGGGTATTAAATCAATGGACAAATCTATGAGAAGAAATTGTCAAACAAGTGCGGAATGTAGAAGTACTGAAAGGAGTTCTCTGAGTAATTTGTCATCAAAGGAAGGGTGCAATGGGGATAGACAGAGTGGATGGATCAATTCGTACTTGGAGGGTTTGTGCAAGTACTTTTCTTATAGCAAGTTAGAAGTGAAGGCAGATTTGAAGCAAGGGGATCTTCTAAACTCTTCCAATCTCGTATGTTCTCTTGGCTTTGATCGTGATGGTGAATTTTTTGCAACTGCCGGTGTAAATAAGAAGATCAAAGTTTTTGAATATAACTCAATTCTAAACGCCGATCGTGATATACACTATCCAGTCACTGAGATGGCTAATAGATCAAAGTTAAGCAGTATATGTTGGAATGGCTATATCAAAAGCCAGCTCGCCTCAAGTAACTTTGAAGGTGTGGTGCAG GTATGGGATGTCACAAGAAGTCAGCTTTTTATGGAGATGAGAGAGCATGAGAAACGCGTCTGGTCTGTTGACTTTTCAGTAGCAGATCCAACCATGTTGGCAAGCGGGAGCGATGATGGTTCTGTTAAGCTTTGGAATATCAATCAG GGAGTAAGTGTTGGAACCATAAAAACAAAAGCCAACGTCTGCTGTGTTCAGTTCCCTGTTGATTCTGGACGGGTCCTTGCTTTTGGTTCAGCAGATCATAAGATATATTACTATGACCTACGGAACTCAAAGTTGCCTCTATGCACATTAGTTGGACACAACAAGACAGTGAGCTATGTCAAGTTCATAGATTCAACAACTCTTGTGTCTGCATCTACGGATAATACAATAAAGCTGTGGGATCTGTCAACCTGCACGTCTCGTATTCTTGATTCTCCTCTTCAGTCATTTACTGGACATATGAATGCAAAG AACTTTGTCGGCCTATCTGTATCTGATGGTTACATAGCAACTGGCTCAGAGACAAATGAG GTTGTCATCTACCACAAAGCTTTTCCAATGCCAGCATTATCATTTAAATTTAACTGCACAGATCCTCTTTCTGGTGATGAAGTGGATGACAGTGCACAGTTCATCTCATCTGTGTGCTGGCGTGGTCAGTCCCCTACCTTAGTTGCTGCAAATTCCATGGGGAATATCAAGCTCTTGGAGATGGTATAA